A segment of the Lycium ferocissimum isolate CSIRO_LF1 unplaced genomic scaffold, AGI_CSIRO_Lferr_CH_V1 ctg23029, whole genome shotgun sequence genome:
TTCTTGAATATGATGGTGGTTTTAGGCACTATGTGTGTCCAAAATCTTCTAGTTGGGGGGCCAATGGCAAGGTCTACTTTGAATTACTTTCTGGTTAACATCTGTTTGTCTCTCCCCCGATATAGAGGAGGGGTTGCTTGTGGTTTCAAGAGCGTTTGCTCGATAGGAACTGACCGGAGGCCAAGATGTGATTGTCCAGTTGGGTATATCTTGAATGATACAAACGACAAAATAGGCAACTGCAGGCAGAATTTCCCTGAGCAAGTTTGTAACAATGAATCGCAAGACGTTGAGGCTTTCACTATCCACGAACTGCTCAACACTAACTGGTTTGGCGGTGATTATGAGTCTTACTAGGATGTTACAAAGGATTGGTGCAAACAGAATTGTTTGAGTGATTGTTTTTGTGTTGCTGCTGTTTATGGTACAGACAACATTTGTTGGAAGAAAAGGTATCCGCTTTCAAATGGGAGAGCATATCCAGCAAATTTAGGCAAAGATTTGTTAAAAATAGGGAGAGACAACTCCACTGCgggatcaacaacaatgactaCACCTCAGTCTTAAACCggtgaaaaaaggaaaaatcaatcTAGTCTAATCATTTCTGGTTCTGTATTGTTTGGCAGTTCAGTTTTCATCTTAATGTTGTTGGCCTCTTTGTATGTTAActttaaaggaaaaaatacAAAGAAGCTTGTACCATATCAAGCTGTTCCAGGACTGAACATAAGAAGTTTTAGCTACAATGAGCTAGAAGAAGCTACAAATGGATTCGAGGATGAGTTTGGAACTGGGGCCTTCTCAACAGTTTACAAAGCTGttcttaatgactaaaatgGGAAAATCGTCGCTGTAAAGAAATTACACAAGATGGTGACCGAAGAAGAACAAGGATTCCGAGCTGAAGTGAACTCAATCAGCAGGACTAATCACAAGAACTTGGTCCAACTCCTCGGGTTCTGCAACGAAGGCCAACAccggcttttgatatatgaACACATGGAAACTGGCTCAGTAGCAGACTTGCTATTCAAAGATTGTAGGCTTAGTTGGTCCCAAAGGGTACAAGTTGCCATAGACACGGCCAAAGGGCTTTTCTATTTGCATGAAGAGTTTAGTATCCAAATTATACATTGTGACATCAAGCCCCAAAATGTGCTTTTAGATGAAAATTTGACAGCAAAAATAGCAGATTTCGGAATAGCCAAGCTTTTGGGGAAAGATCAGACTCGAACGACCACTAAAATACGTGGAACGAGAGGGTACGTAGCCCCAGAGTGGTTCAGGAACATGCCTATAACCGTCAAAGTGGATGTGTACAGCTTTGGAATCTTGCTTTTAGAGCTGATTCGCTGTAGAAAAAGTTACAAGCAGGATGTGGCGAATGAGAATGAAATGATACTGTGGAGTGGACTTGTGATTGCTATAGAAGAAAAGAGCTGCATTTACTCGCAGGCAATGATGAAGAGGCAATAGAAGATATCATGAGGTTCGAGAAGTTGTTGATGGTTGCTATTCAAGAAAGTCCAGCATTAAGGCCTAGCATGAAGAATGTCATGCTAATGCTTGAAGGTTCTGTGGAGGTCTCAATTCCTCCTGACCCCTTTTcctttatatgttatgtttaGATCAACCTTGTTTTTCGCTTATCCTTTTTGTATGCTATGTTGCTCTAGCTCTCTTAAAAATGCACAATTTTAGAGGGTTCGACATGCAACCGTTGGTGCTTTTGAATAGTCCATGAAACATATATAGCCTGCATGTTCTCTGCATTATGTTTCTTGAATTATGGTATTCCAATTTCAAGTCCAGTTTAATCATAGGAAAATAAAAGTAGAAAATCCATTTGATCTTTAAGCCATAACTACTGAAAAGTTATTATGCTATAAGAATATGCTTCTGtaatttccaaaaatttatgTGGTTTAAACAATGATTCTTGAATTTCTCTATGCTTTGTGCATCTCTTAGGCTATTTTTCATTTAGAAGCTTAACACTTCCTTGTTGACAATGAACTAGGAAGATTTGCAATATTCACTCACcacatcaaaatcatataaatcTTCAGGATTGTCCTGCCCAATGCCATCACAAGTTAGAACAAATTTTGGTTTGCAGCTCCCATACTTATCGTTCGGATCGATCCTCGTCAAATGGGGTATgcatttattaaattaaaaataaaaaaggattaaAATGTAGAGCAAAATTATCACTCATCGGCAAGTTGGGTCTTTCAGCAATAGTGACTGTTGTGTTAGTAGGGTGaaagttttgtgatttttctGTTAGAAGACATGGTCATGTGACCATGGTGAAACAACCATAATTATGTGACCATTTATAACATTTGCCCCAAAATAAAGACTCAGCTTATGATAATTTTCTGAGAATGAAAGCACTTCCATTCTTCAATTAAATTCCATTCTCCTCTGGAGCAATACCTTttttgtcacgtcccaaaacccaccctagacgtgaccggcatccgacgtcatgaacaacatcggaagaaccttatAAATCAATAACGTCAAGCCCTTTTTCGATaatctttcattatttaattaaacaagtgatatataacaaaataaaatctaagATCACAATTATGAAACAAAATCAGCGAAAGTCTAATATAAATGAATAGTTGTGAACGTGGCAAACGCCTCAAAAAGTCATAGGAGACTTCAACATCTACCCATAGTATGACACttgtctatggagcttctaagaaaatTAAACGAACTCAAGGACACAGCCCGAAACTACTAAGGAGTAATAATTGACTCAATGAAAACCCACGAACAAATATGTGGGCTCAACAACAATCTGGAAAGCAGCAAGTACTCCTAACCCGTGAGATCTGTCTGTACCTGTTCTTCTTCGTTATCTAACAtatcatcaaaaacaacaatggtatgcctgagtactgagTACTCAATAAGTGtctcggggacaataagtaatataacaaaatatgtatttatataagaTCAGTGATACAATTTCAACGACAAACAGTTGGAAATCCAGAGATAAAAATAGACCGACAACTTCACAACCATCGATGGAGAGACCATATATCGGTATATAATTCAGTTCTAACTCATTATGTCTTTAAGTACAATTCCAGTCTTTCCGATTATTAGTGAAAACGGCTCCAATAAAATA
Coding sequences within it:
- the LOC132043316 gene encoding G-type lectin S-receptor-like serine/threonine-protein kinase LECRK4, encoding MVTEEEQGFRAEVNSISRTNHKNLVQLLGFCNEGQHRLLIYEHMETGSVADLLFKDCRLSWSQRVQVAIDTAKGLFYLHEEFSIQIIHCDIKPQNVLLDENLTAKIADFGIAKLLGKDQTRTTTKIRGTRGYVAPEWFRNMPITVKVDVYSFGILLLELIRCRKSYKQDVANENEMILWSGLVIAIEEKSCIYSQAMMKRQ